The following proteins are co-located in the Gammaproteobacteria bacterium genome:
- a CDS encoding DUF3488 domain-containing transglutaminase family protein: MPDRTGFDVNARALDTPRLLWTLACLAAAAGPHLLHLPLWSPGLMVTTMLWRLAAQQGRLALPGTVVRLVLAFAGFAGVFVSYGTITGLDAGSTLLVVMAALKLTETKSVRDLIVLLLISYFLIVTQFLFGQSIMIALYAFPTIWLITTALSQVSSAAPTMPWRKAFARSGILLAHAVPVMLIAFVLFPRMSGPFWSIPRGDNTALTGLSDTMQPGSITRLLQSDAVAFRVAFDDDPPPPEQRYWRGPVLSNFDGRSWSIFQQHDREVQESSIELIGPSVSYEVTLEPNYRNWLFALEQTDPGDLPRRSYMTSDLRLVRAEPVTQLFQYRLQSWPQHRANADVGPNHWTLQRDRQFPQRTNRRAQALAQQWLAETGDPAAVVERILRQFRVQEFVYTLTPPALSRTDPVDDFLFNTRRGFCEHYASAFTLMMRAAGVPARVVLGYQGGELNPFSRHLTVRQSDAHAWSEVWLDGRGWIRVDPTAAVAPERVESGVAGALPDGEQLPGLFRSYDWLRQLQFGWDAVNNGWNQWVLGFSRQEQRSLLRALGMKRPNLQKMLLAMIGLITAVMAIIAAHMLWQSRPSPADPCARIYARFCRKLERVAGARADHEGPLDFARRVMLAHPAIAAPVEEVTRLYVSLRYFPEDNDSRIADLRRAVRALRV; this comes from the coding sequence TTGCCTGACCGCACTGGCTTTGATGTGAACGCGCGCGCACTGGACACACCCAGACTGCTGTGGACGCTTGCCTGCCTGGCGGCTGCTGCCGGCCCGCATCTGCTGCACCTGCCGCTATGGTCGCCTGGCCTGATGGTGACAACCATGCTCTGGCGGCTGGCAGCGCAGCAGGGCCGCCTGGCGTTACCGGGAACCGTGGTGCGGCTGGTGCTGGCGTTTGCCGGATTTGCCGGTGTCTTCGTCAGCTACGGCACCATCACCGGTCTCGATGCCGGCAGCACACTGCTGGTGGTTATGGCCGCGCTCAAACTGACGGAAACAAAGTCGGTGCGTGATCTAATCGTTTTGCTGCTCATCAGTTATTTCCTGATAGTCACGCAATTTCTGTTCGGTCAGTCGATCATGATTGCACTCTATGCATTCCCAACGATCTGGCTGATCACTACCGCACTTTCGCAGGTAAGCAGTGCCGCGCCAACCATGCCGTGGCGCAAGGCGTTCGCACGCTCCGGCATACTGCTGGCGCACGCAGTGCCGGTCATGCTGATAGCCTTTGTACTGTTTCCGCGGATGTCGGGCCCGTTCTGGTCCATACCCCGCGGCGACAACACGGCGCTCACCGGCCTCAGTGACACGATGCAGCCTGGCAGTATTACGCGGCTGCTGCAGTCCGATGCCGTCGCCTTTCGCGTCGCGTTTGATGACGATCCGCCACCACCGGAACAGCGCTACTGGCGCGGTCCGGTGCTAAGCAACTTTGACGGGCGCAGCTGGTCTATTTTTCAGCAGCATGACCGCGAGGTTCAGGAATCCAGTATCGAACTGATCGGCCCATCGGTCAGCTACGAAGTCACGCTGGAACCAAACTATCGCAACTGGCTGTTTGCCCTCGAACAGACTGACCCGGGCGATCTGCCGCGACGCTCCTACATGACCAGCGACCTGCGCCTGGTGCGTGCCGAACCGGTGACGCAGCTTTTCCAGTATCGGCTGCAATCCTGGCCACAGCATCGCGCCAATGCCGATGTCGGACCGAATCACTGGACCCTGCAGCGAGACCGGCAGTTTCCACAGCGCACCAACCGCCGCGCCCAGGCGCTGGCACAGCAATGGCTGGCTGAAACCGGCGACCCGGCCGCAGTTGTAGAACGCATCCTGCGCCAGTTCCGTGTACAGGAATTTGTCTACACGCTGACGCCGCCCGCCCTGAGCAGAACCGACCCCGTCGATGACTTTCTGTTCAATACGCGGCGAGGTTTCTGCGAGCACTATGCCTCGGCGTTTACCCTGATGATGCGCGCCGCCGGCGTTCCAGCGCGTGTGGTGCTCGGTTACCAGGGTGGCGAACTCAATCCGTTCAGCCGTCACCTGACTGTGCGTCAGTCGGACGCACATGCGTGGAGCGAAGTGTGGCTGGACGGTCGCGGCTGGATTCGGGTAGATCCTACCGCTGCCGTTGCCCCCGAGCGGGTCGAATCCGGCGTGGCCGGCGCCCTGCCAGACGGCGAACAGCTGCCCGGCCTGTTTCGCAGCTACGACTGGCTGCGCCAGCTGCAGTTTGGCTGGGACGCCGTGAACAACGGCTGGAACCAGTGGGTGCTTGGCTTCAGCCGCCAGGAACAGCGTAGCCTGCTGCGTGCTCTGGGCATGAAACGTCCGAATTTGCAGAAAATGCTGCTGGCCATGATCGGACTGATAACCGCAGTTATGGCGATTATTGCAGCTCACATGTTGTGGCAGTCGCGGCCCTCACCGGCCGACCCGTGCGCCCGCATCTACGCCCGTTTTTGCCGCAAGCTCGAACGTGTCGCCGGTGCCCGCGCGGATCACGAGGGCCCGCTCGATTTCGCCCGCCGTGTCATGCTGGCGCATCCGGCAATCGCGGCACCGGTGGAGGAAGTCACCCGCCTGTATGTATCGCTGCGATATTTCCCGGAAGACAACGACAGTCGCATAGCGGACCTGCGCCGGGCGGTTCGTGCCCTGCGCGTCTGA
- a CDS encoding phosphatidylcholine/phosphatidylserine synthase, translating to MAVNPVKKRSLSRRGIYLLPNLLTTAALFAGFYAAIAAIDGAFMRAAIAIFVAMVLDGVDGRVARLTGTDSDFGKEYDSLCDMVSFGLAPALVVYQWGLQNIGDSTLAWSKLGWLAAFFYAVAAALRLARFNSRPAADKRFFEGLPSPSGAGLVGGWVWLGTQYQLAGTYALIPAFLVTAAAGILMVSSLRYYSFKEFNLGERIPFTQVILIPAVFMLISLNPPVVLFGMFAGFALTGPLYALYRLMRRRRRKASDDVTPGADEGDGSPRDKTA from the coding sequence ATGGCAGTTAACCCAGTGAAAAAACGCAGCCTCAGCCGGCGCGGCATTTACCTGCTGCCCAATCTCCTTACGACTGCAGCATTGTTTGCCGGTTTTTATGCGGCCATCGCGGCAATAGACGGCGCCTTTATGCGTGCAGCCATTGCGATTTTCGTCGCAATGGTGCTCGACGGCGTCGACGGCAGGGTGGCACGGCTGACCGGCACTGACAGCGACTTTGGCAAGGAGTACGACAGCCTTTGCGATATGGTCTCGTTCGGGCTGGCGCCGGCACTGGTGGTTTACCAGTGGGGCCTGCAGAACATCGGTGACAGCACGCTTGCCTGGAGCAAACTGGGTTGGCTTGCGGCATTTTTCTATGCGGTAGCCGCGGCATTGCGGCTGGCACGATTCAATTCCCGGCCGGCCGCTGACAAGCGGTTTTTTGAGGGTCTGCCGAGCCCATCGGGTGCGGGCCTGGTCGGCGGCTGGGTCTGGCTCGGCACGCAGTACCAGCTTGCCGGAACCTACGCGCTGATACCCGCGTTCCTGGTCACCGCCGCCGCCGGCATCCTGATGGTCAGCAGCCTGCGCTATTACAGCTTTAAAGAATTCAATCTGGGCGAGCGCATCCCGTTTACCCAGGTAATTTTGATTCCTGCGGTTTTTATGCTTATTTCGCTGAACCCGCCGGTAGTGCTGTTCGGCATGTTCGCCGGTTTCGCGCTCACCGGCCCGCTATATGCGCTGTATCGCCTGATGCGGCGCCGGCGACGCAAAGCATCGGACGATGTGACGCCCGGTGCGGATGAAGGCGACGGATCGCCGCGCGACAAGACGGCCTGA
- a CDS encoding MFS transporter: protein MSRLLLRRPVLSWALYDWANSAFATTVLAGLFPIFFKQYWNAGVDVTVSTFRLGLANSGAALVVAVLAPLLGAIADRSGARKRGLIVFALTGVVATTLLFFIGAGGWLEAAVVFAAASVGFALANVFNDSMLVDVSDPADMDVVSGYGYALGYLGGGLLFGLNVVMVLQPGWFGLDAKDTAVRWSFVTVAIWWVVFSIPLVLFVDEKPTADRVPLRAAVGAGLRQLRDTVRHLGNYKPAMFFLLAYWLYIDGVYTVIKLAADYGLSLGFADTDLIKALLLTQFVGFPSALAFGWLGRRIGADRGILIGLAVYLATSVWAYFLASTWQFYAMAVLIGLVQGGVQSLSRAYFGRLIPADMSGEFFGLFNMVGRFAAVIGPVLAGTVVLLTGNARLEILAIVPLFVAGAGLLLLVRTEAGRA from the coding sequence ATGTCGCGCCTGCTGCTGCGTCGTCCGGTGCTGTCATGGGCGTTGTACGACTGGGCTAACTCGGCCTTTGCTACAACCGTGCTGGCCGGTCTGTTTCCGATTTTTTTCAAGCAATACTGGAACGCCGGCGTTGACGTTACGGTGTCCACCTTCAGGCTGGGTCTTGCCAACAGCGGGGCCGCCCTCGTGGTGGCCGTGCTGGCGCCGCTGCTCGGGGCGATTGCTGATCGTAGTGGCGCACGCAAACGAGGGCTGATTGTCTTTGCGCTGACCGGCGTCGTGGCGACCACACTGCTGTTTTTTATAGGCGCCGGCGGGTGGCTGGAAGCTGCAGTAGTCTTTGCCGCAGCGTCAGTCGGCTTTGCGCTGGCCAATGTTTTTAATGACTCGATGCTGGTCGATGTTTCCGACCCGGCCGACATGGATGTGGTGTCCGGCTACGGCTACGCCCTGGGTTACCTGGGCGGCGGACTACTGTTCGGCCTAAACGTTGTCATGGTGCTGCAGCCGGGCTGGTTCGGGCTGGATGCAAAAGATACGGCAGTGCGGTGGTCGTTTGTCACGGTTGCCATCTGGTGGGTAGTGTTCTCCATTCCGCTGGTGCTTTTTGTTGACGAAAAACCCACTGCAGACCGGGTGCCTCTGCGTGCGGCTGTCGGTGCAGGACTGCGTCAGCTGCGTGACACTGTGCGCCATCTTGGCAATTACAAGCCGGCGATGTTTTTCCTGCTGGCTTACTGGTTGTACATCGACGGCGTTTACACCGTTATCAAGCTGGCCGCCGACTACGGGCTGAGTCTCGGGTTTGCAGACACTGACCTGATAAAGGCGTTGTTGCTTACGCAATTTGTCGGTTTTCCGTCCGCACTGGCCTTTGGCTGGCTCGGCAGAAGAATCGGGGCGGACAGGGGTATCCTGATTGGCCTTGCGGTGTACCTGGCAACATCTGTCTGGGCCTACTTCCTGGCCAGCACCTGGCAGTTCTATGCGATGGCCGTCCTGATTGGCCTGGTACAGGGTGGCGTGCAGAGCCTGAGCCGCGCCTATTTTGGCCGGCTGATTCCAGCGGATATGTCCGGGGAATTTTTCGGTCTGTTCAACATGGTGGGACGCTTCGCCGCGGTAATCGGGCCGGTGCTGGCAGGAACGGTTGTGTTGCTGACCGGTAACGCCCGGCTGGAAATACTGGCCATCGTTCCGCTGTTTGTTGCAGGTGCGGGATTGCTGCTGCTGGTGCGTACCGAGGCCGGGCGCGCCTGA
- the rimI gene encoding ribosomal protein S18-alanine N-acetyltransferase — protein MSAAPQAVAINIRPMRPADIMEVHRIEARSYPFPWSIGIFRDCLQAGYLCRVLDTADGLAGYSVVSVAAGEAHILNLCIRQRCRRQQLGNRFLQHVIDEVRQLGVMRAILEVRPSNEAAIGLYQSAGFTRIGSRRDYYPAVTGREDALVLARELGPATG, from the coding sequence ATGAGCGCCGCGCCGCAAGCTGTGGCAATCAACATCCGCCCAATGCGCCCGGCAGATATTATGGAAGTGCATCGCATCGAGGCCAGGTCTTATCCGTTTCCCTGGAGTATCGGGATATTTCGCGACTGCCTGCAGGCCGGCTACCTGTGCCGGGTGCTTGATACAGCTGACGGTCTGGCCGGTTACAGCGTGGTGTCAGTCGCGGCCGGTGAGGCGCATATCCTGAACCTCTGCATTCGTCAGCGGTGTCGCCGCCAGCAACTCGGTAATCGGTTTTTGCAACACGTAATCGACGAAGTCAGACAGCTTGGCGTCATGCGGGCCATTCTCGAGGTGCGGCCGTCAAACGAAGCGGCCATCGGGCTGTACCAAAGCGCCGGTTTTACCCGGATTGGTTCGCGCCGTGATTACTATCCGGCGGTAACCGGCCGCGAGGACGCTCTGGTGCTGGCGCGTGAGCTGGGCCCGGCGACGGGCTGA
- a CDS encoding uracil-DNA glycosylase produces the protein MGVRVWLSRNAPARPADEVQGTPATCTGAAAAGLDWSDLETAVAQCRACDLHRGRTQTVFGVGNQDARWMIIGEAPGAEEDRRGEPFVGRAGQLLNAMLLAAGYKRHEVYIANIVKCRPPNNRDPRPEEATACSSFLARQIELVRPRLILAVGRVAAQRLLQTDTPVGKMRGRLYHYGDEPGVPVVVTYHPAYLLRSPGAKEKVWQDLLFALEQGDG, from the coding sequence ATGGGTGTACGGGTGTGGTTATCGCGCAATGCGCCGGCACGACCTGCGGACGAAGTGCAGGGTACGCCAGCAACCTGTACAGGTGCGGCTGCGGCCGGACTTGACTGGAGTGATCTGGAGACGGCCGTAGCGCAATGTCGTGCCTGTGATCTGCACCGCGGGCGTACTCAGACCGTGTTTGGAGTCGGTAACCAGGATGCCCGGTGGATGATCATCGGCGAGGCACCCGGGGCGGAAGAAGACCGGCGTGGTGAGCCATTCGTTGGCCGGGCCGGTCAGCTGCTCAATGCCATGCTGCTGGCGGCCGGATACAAGCGTCACGAAGTTTATATCGCCAACATCGTCAAGTGCCGCCCGCCGAACAACCGCGATCCGCGACCGGAGGAGGCAACAGCCTGCAGCAGTTTCCTCGCGCGGCAGATAGAACTGGTGCGGCCCCGGCTGATCCTTGCAGTTGGCAGGGTCGCCGCGCAGCGGCTGCTGCAGACCGATACACCGGTCGGCAAAATGCGTGGCCGGCTGTACCATTACGGTGACGAACCCGGGGTTCCCGTGGTCGTAACCTATCATCCGGCTTACCTGCTGCGTTCGCCAGGTGCCAAGGAAAAGGTCTGGCAGGATTTGCTGTTCGCGCTGGAGCAGGGTGACGGATGA
- a CDS encoding DUF58 domain-containing protein, whose protein sequence is MATASPQQRLPGLRERVRRWAKRRQGSDDDQLRLHSGRIYILPNAQGIAFGFLIIAMLVGAMNYNNSLGLAVTFLMAGIALVTMHHCHRNLAGLKIRYGGDEPAFAGDRAKFRITLVNDTAVPRLGLTLRCHDHVTQTIHLEPGEHETLVLEVPTTRRGRLELDRFSVFTSFPLGLFHCWAWIHPRWHTVVYPRPAPAGLTPPPQHTDTGGASDDSAGDADFAGLRNYRPGDPPRHIAWKSFARSEELLVKQYAGTDVASHWFDFDSLDQMGLEARLAQLSRWIVDAHLSDTAWGLRLPGESFAPEVGPAHRDRCLTALALM, encoded by the coding sequence GTGGCAACAGCCAGCCCACAGCAGAGACTCCCCGGACTGCGCGAGCGCGTGCGGCGCTGGGCAAAGCGCCGTCAGGGCAGCGACGACGACCAGCTGCGACTGCACAGCGGTCGCATCTACATCCTGCCCAACGCCCAGGGCATTGCCTTTGGCTTCCTGATCATCGCAATGCTGGTCGGTGCGATGAACTACAACAACAGCCTCGGCCTGGCGGTAACATTCCTGATGGCCGGCATCGCGCTCGTAACGATGCACCACTGCCATCGCAACCTGGCCGGTCTGAAAATTCGCTATGGCGGAGACGAACCCGCTTTTGCCGGCGACCGGGCAAAATTTCGCATCACGCTGGTAAACGACACTGCCGTACCTCGGCTGGGCCTGACCCTGCGTTGCCATGACCATGTAACGCAAACTATTCATCTTGAACCGGGCGAACACGAGACGCTGGTCCTTGAAGTGCCGACTACACGTCGCGGACGTCTCGAACTGGACCGCTTCAGCGTCTTTACCAGCTTTCCGCTCGGCCTGTTCCATTGCTGGGCGTGGATTCATCCACGCTGGCATACAGTGGTGTATCCCCGTCCCGCACCGGCAGGCCTGACGCCACCACCGCAACACACCGACACCGGCGGCGCCAGTGACGACAGCGCCGGCGATGCCGACTTCGCCGGCCTGCGTAACTATCGACCGGGCGACCCACCAAGACACATCGCATGGAAATCTTTCGCCCGCAGCGAAGAGCTGCTGGTCAAACAGTACGCCGGAACCGACGTGGCATCGCACTGGTTTGATTTTGACAGCCTCGATCAGATGGGACTCGAAGCACGGCTGGCGCAACTGAGCCGGTGGATTGTCGATGCCCACCTGAGTGACACCGCGTGGGGCCTGCGCCTGCCCGGTGAAAGCTTTGCGCCGGAGGTGGGCCCGGCGCACCGTGACCGTTGCCTGACCGCACTGGCTTTGATGTGA
- a CDS encoding AAA family ATPase has product MADLMTTTPALEHGTMNDATRRLENVVTQLGSVILGKEQQIRLAVACLLARGHLLIEDIPGVGKTTLAHALARTLGLSYQRIQFTSDLLPADIVGVSIFERDSGDFRFHPGPVFSQLVLADEINRATPKTQSALLEAMEENQVTADGRTYPLPSPFFVVATQNPTYQIGTFPLPESQLDRFLMRIQLGYPDASVERELLTGRDRRDILADLAPAIDIETMLSLQQALTQLHASDALVRYLQDIVAFTRESAAFSSGLSPRAAIVLLRAAQAWALMAGHGGVMPEDVQAVLPAVIPHRLPPRDESAPQTPAEIGEFVLTGVPIP; this is encoded by the coding sequence ATGGCTGACCTCATGACCACCACCCCGGCACTGGAACATGGCACGATGAATGACGCCACGCGGCGCCTCGAAAATGTCGTCACGCAGCTTGGCTCGGTAATCCTCGGCAAAGAGCAGCAGATTCGTCTCGCTGTTGCCTGCCTGCTGGCTCGTGGACACCTGCTGATCGAAGACATACCGGGTGTTGGCAAGACCACCCTCGCCCATGCCCTGGCGCGCACACTGGGACTGAGCTATCAGCGTATCCAGTTCACCAGTGACCTGCTGCCGGCCGATATCGTCGGTGTCTCGATATTTGAAAGGGACAGTGGCGACTTCCGCTTTCACCCGGGACCGGTTTTTTCCCAGCTGGTCCTGGCTGACGAAATCAACCGCGCCACGCCAAAGACGCAAAGCGCGCTGCTCGAAGCGATGGAAGAAAACCAGGTAACCGCTGACGGCAGGACATACCCTCTGCCGTCGCCGTTTTTCGTCGTCGCAACGCAGAATCCTACATACCAGATTGGAACTTTTCCGCTACCGGAATCGCAACTCGATCGCTTTCTGATGCGTATACAACTCGGTTACCCGGACGCCAGCGTCGAACGCGAGTTGCTCACCGGCCGCGACCGTCGCGATATCCTGGCCGACCTCGCCCCCGCGATCGACATCGAAACGATGCTCAGCCTGCAGCAGGCGCTGACTCAGCTGCACGCTTCGGATGCCCTGGTGCGGTACCTGCAGGATATCGTTGCATTTACGCGCGAATCAGCAGCATTCAGCAGCGGTCTGTCGCCGCGCGCCGCCATTGTCCTGCTGCGGGCAGCGCAGGCCTGGGCGCTGATGGCGGGTCACGGCGGCGTCATGCCCGAAGACGTGCAGGCTGTGCTACCTGCGGTAATCCCGCACCGGCTGCCTCCACGAGACGAATCCGCTCCACAGACGCCCGCAGAGATCGGCGAGTTCGTCCTGACGGGCGTGCCAATACCCTGA